One Bufo gargarizans isolate SCDJY-AF-19 chromosome 4, ASM1485885v1, whole genome shotgun sequence DNA window includes the following coding sequences:
- the LOC122935160 gene encoding uncharacterized protein LOC122935160, translated as MQDAGLYSRHPSGDPLLKPYAHYLKSTLGLRNHGQDVDTVARFLYFMNPQCACLDFVNDIEKVQSYFDKLLEVNLSHQTRLNCIQRIRRFVKYNMRSTNLSIRQPELYKKCKFFLIATEDIQKILSKRLSRDRVDKRYAALSQKSPSPSECRAVLRDAKSMFLKCIAQARANCATSYQQTEIILYLECLLVLKHLQRPGVGEWDERIHHEYEGQKLCVIGVRTHKTSTQQVAAFALDNDEESWFQAYYETVRPLLTRSDEYDPMAKFFLSSVGTERHTVSRDIKSYQTKYNLPDISSQVVRKVCETWTLARYTDPEKSLFAKYLAHTNSMAERHYREKVLDDICHGYKLVKRSCGSDAGQTTAAAGPPG; from the exons ATGCAGGACGCTGGGCTGTACAGCCGTCATCCCTCTGGGGATCCTCTGTTGAAGCCTTACGCCCATTACCTTAAGTCTACGCTGGGCCTGCGCAATCATGGGCAGGATGTGGACACGGTTGCCCGGTTCCTATACTTCATGAATCCACAATGTGCCTGCCTggactttgtcaatgacattgaGAAGGTACAATCTTACTTTGACAAGCTCTTAGAAGTCAATCTCTCTCACCAGACTCGCTTAAATTGCATCCAGCGTATTCGACGGTTCGTAAAGTACAATATGCGCTCCACCAACCTTTCCATCAGGCAGCCTGAGCTGTACAAAAAGTGCAAGTTCTTCCTCATCGCCACGGAGGACATCCAAAAGATCCTGTCCAAGCGTCTCTCAAGAGACCGGGTTGACAAGAG GTACGCAGCCTTGAGCCAAAAATCACCCAGCCCGTCCGAATGCCGAGCAGTCCTCAGGGACGCCAAGAGCATGTTTTTGAAGTGCATAGCCCAAGCCCGGGCCAACTGTGCAACCTCCTATCAGCAAACTGAAATTATCCTCTACCTAGAGTGCCTTCTTGTGTTAAAGCATCTTCAGCGACCGGGG GTGGGAGAGTGGGATGAGAGGATTCACCATGAGTACGAAGGTCAAAAACTATGTGTGATCGGTGTAAGAACTCATAAGACCTCTACTCAGCAAGTTGCTGCTTTCGCACTTGATAATGATGAAGAGTCG TGGTTTCAGGCCTACTATGAAACAGTCCGGCCATTGCTAACCAGAAGCGACGAATACGATCCCATGGCTAAATTCTTCCTTTCATCAGTGGGAACTGAGCGACATACTGTTTCAAGAGACATCAAGAGCTACCAAACAAA ATATAACCTCCCCGATATCTCCAGTCAGGTGGTCAGGAAGGTTTGTGAAACATGGACGCTTGCAAGATACACTGATCCTGAAAAGTCTCTCTTTGCAAAGTACTTGGCACACACAAACTCCATGGCGGAAAGGCACTACcgagagaaagtgctggatgacATATGTCATGGTTACAAGCTGGTGAAAAGATCTTGTGGTAGTGATGCGGGCCAGACCACAGCTGCCGCTGGCCCCCCAGGATAA
- the LOC122933641 gene encoding uncharacterized protein LOC122933641 — protein MRLRTDDEIQSSLLISKTTLKNIGSRGTTISYNQVASLQSTEDIVQFLEDRGFTIIDKPPSPCASSLMSGPPPQASQKLSSSTPNDDGTVCQLISDWEDRDLITLSLVEDNGVPVTVNPVVEVSSGTMSPVVDVSSGTVSPEEGSFGAQNPVAVEVFPITVSPVEECSSVTPSLGEVDLAPSGVEVDVTPSLTMDLFSSAESPGESDEHFFQCTPWWVHHPWS, from the exons ATGAGACTTCGCACAGACGATGAGATCCAATCCAGTCTGTTAATTTCCAAGACCACCCTGAAAAACATTGGCAGCCGTGGTACCACCATCAGCTACAATCAGGTCGCCTCCCTTCAATCCACTGAGGACATTGTACAGTTCCTGGAAGACAGAGGGTTTACCATCATCGATAAGCCCCCTTCTCCCTG TGCTTCCAGTTTGATGTCTGGTCCTCCTCCCCAGGCCAGCCAGAAGCTTTCATCTTCCACCCCCAATGATGACGGAACTGTTTGCCAGCTTATCAGTGATTGGGAGGATAGGGATTTAATAACCCTGAGCCTAGTGGAGGACAATGGTGTTCCAGTAACCGTGAACCCGGTGGTGGAGGTTTCTTCAGGAACCATGAGCCCAGTGGTGGATGTTTCTTCGGGAACCGTGAGCCCGGAGGAGGGTTCTTTTGGAGCTCAGAACCCAGTGGCGGTGGAGGTTTTTCCAATAACCGTGAGCCCAGTGGAGGAGTGTTCCTCAGTAACCCCGAGTCTAGGGGAGGTGGATCTGGCCCCTTCAGGAGTGGAGGTGGATGTGACCCCTTCATTAACCATGGACCTATTCTCCTCAGCCGAGTCTCCAGGAGAAAGCGATGAGCATTTCTTTCAATGCACTCCCTGGTGGGTACACCACCCTTGGTCATGA